From one Bacteroides fragilis NCTC 9343 genomic stretch:
- a CDS encoding BT1926 family outer membrane beta-barrel protein, translating into MIKKLCIILLSVCTVAPLSAQQYSSSDDASFAPKKGQWQVSMVFGSSQMFNNSTEDYLLPRYWDGKSALAPNIGIGNGSGHQSADPAYYLTLGDLNNNSLVNIIGVQGKYFLTDRWDINLMFSMNIGVTPKKDYIEGDRTVQDMQIPAKQYLEGKIKNNWSINIGSNYYFNTKNERINLYVGGLLGWQMGRIQTTTPYTGIMVEDPDMSTDDADAPGGTDLNPSENPNSQDNAAVVDGSDVNGTPLEVYIPNTRTGQIFGLRAASVAGIEYSLGKGLILGFEVQPVAYRYDMIQICPKGMSAYKVGHHNINLFALPNLKLGFRF; encoded by the coding sequence ATGATAAAGAAACTATGCATAATCCTTCTGTCTGTATGTACTGTTGCGCCACTCTCGGCGCAGCAATACAGCAGCAGCGATGATGCGTCGTTTGCTCCTAAAAAAGGTCAGTGGCAGGTTTCCATGGTATTCGGTAGTTCGCAGATGTTCAACAACAGTACGGAAGACTATCTGCTGCCCAGATACTGGGATGGGAAGAGTGCCTTGGCACCGAACATAGGAATAGGAAACGGAAGCGGACACCAGTCGGCAGATCCGGCCTACTACCTCACTTTAGGAGATTTGAATAATAACAGTTTGGTTAATATCATAGGTGTTCAGGGAAAGTATTTTCTGACTGACCGTTGGGACATCAACCTGATGTTCAGCATGAATATTGGTGTTACGCCCAAGAAAGATTATATTGAGGGAGACAGAACCGTTCAAGATATGCAAATTCCGGCAAAACAATATCTGGAAGGAAAAATCAAGAACAATTGGTCGATCAATATTGGATCAAACTATTATTTCAATACAAAGAACGAACGTATCAATCTGTACGTAGGTGGGCTTTTAGGTTGGCAAATGGGACGAATCCAGACAACAACTCCTTATACGGGAATTATGGTCGAGGATCCGGACATGAGTACAGACGATGCTGACGCGCCCGGAGGAACTGACTTGAACCCGAGTGAAAACCCGAACTCGCAGGACAATGCGGCGGTAGTCGATGGCAGCGATGTCAACGGCACTCCGTTAGAAGTCTATATCCCTAACACCCGGACCGGGCAGATATTCGGACTGCGCGCAGCCTCTGTAGCGGGTATCGAATACAGCCTTGGTAAGGGACTGATTTTGGGATTTGAAGTTCAGCCGGTAGCTTACCGCTACGATATGATTCAGATATGCCCCAAAGGCATGTCGGCCTACAAGGTGGGGCATCACAACATCAACTTGTTTGCGTTGCCCAACCTGAAACTCGGATTTAGATTTTAA
- a CDS encoding coiled-coil domain-containing protein, with product MRKWTYLVAALLVGGATTTFTGCIDNDEPAGIEQLRGAKAEFIKAKAAFEDALTQIQLVKVEREQVALEADKVALDLQKLNLEKEQASTAWLKDSLQARQDTLAASLKEQLLAIQKKEADTNADLQASLAALEVAMVTAKDEAFGEAIKDVKEALAGITEGESHTYGALDYLKNSNARLLKAKSDLLDFLSDNKYLEDKLNAGIDEAKAALATQEKVLEDMKTFAATPTSEWNTKLAEISKQIAAVNADVVAKSEAIAKQTAEIQPVLADIERENAKLDTKDKSFTIPVVDAALQNDLAGFVQESNVLTSDEFNKVFKQDGATGEYTMIADLNLSGLSLNNYYEATSVVSYIRYTYSSSSSQNVGYIQLFNNAYNSVFSIYRNNTQPTDAEIAKAKGELARMAIDKADKYAIFQKDSTAWMDSYLAYMTALTNYKNYQQTTTWDAIAAKVNTYKALAPAEQTKDKANALLADLKAYGQLRDAVDGATGKIYNVDNKEIRLYNVTIVDDSETPTGNQVTLSNFNSTIQSNAAWILGSQQLATSFYNSTLSDFDGAIQRLILASNTLFGKGGQLTDIIEPKKVGDKYYLPEDVEAGNHTCSYYLYTTAMKDVAIFTNIEKWIALDNSLTADLEKFDDAKKTIADNVATLQAGIADKQDAIWKAELERQLLDCNQSLSSGNPYSVSNPSACQIQALNSLMTTIKNAITNGGQVTYVTYDPVNHKFERVEGTIEKLISDQESKIATAKDAVATAEGKLEAYQTLGKDDKSRFESDLQVAITNAEQEVAFIQAEVDRLNATLKKLLDAYAAE from the coding sequence ATGAGAAAATGGACTTATCTCGTAGCTGCGCTCTTAGTGGGAGGAGCAACTACAACATTCACCGGATGTATCGATAACGATGAACCGGCGGGAATCGAACAACTTCGCGGAGCGAAAGCGGAATTCATTAAGGCAAAGGCTGCCTTTGAAGACGCACTGACCCAAATCCAATTAGTCAAGGTAGAAAGAGAACAAGTAGCATTGGAGGCTGACAAAGTGGCTTTGGATCTACAAAAGCTAAACTTAGAAAAAGAACAGGCTTCTACCGCTTGGTTGAAAGACTCTCTTCAGGCACGTCAGGACACCTTGGCTGCTTCACTAAAAGAACAACTGCTAGCTATCCAGAAGAAAGAAGCTGATACTAACGCAGATCTTCAAGCGTCATTGGCTGCATTAGAAGTGGCAATGGTTACTGCAAAAGACGAAGCGTTCGGTGAAGCTATCAAGGACGTAAAAGAAGCTTTAGCAGGTATTACAGAAGGAGAATCGCACACTTATGGAGCATTAGATTACCTCAAAAATTCTAATGCCCGCTTGCTAAAAGCCAAAAGTGATTTGTTGGACTTCCTTTCAGATAACAAATACCTGGAAGACAAACTGAATGCAGGTATTGACGAAGCCAAAGCAGCCCTTGCTACTCAAGAAAAGGTATTGGAAGATATGAAGACCTTCGCCGCTACTCCGACCTCAGAATGGAACACGAAACTGGCGGAAATCTCTAAGCAGATTGCCGCAGTCAATGCTGATGTGGTAGCGAAGAGTGAGGCTATCGCTAAGCAAACAGCGGAGATTCAGCCGGTACTTGCCGATATCGAAAGAGAGAACGCCAAGTTGGATACGAAAGATAAAAGCTTCACCATACCGGTGGTAGACGCAGCTTTGCAGAATGATCTGGCCGGATTTGTTCAAGAAAGCAACGTTTTAACATCTGATGAGTTCAACAAAGTGTTCAAACAAGATGGTGCAACGGGCGAATATACGATGATCGCTGATTTAAATCTGTCCGGATTGTCATTAAATAATTATTACGAGGCAACGAGTGTGGTAAGCTATATTCGATATACTTATTCCAGTTCCAGCAGTCAGAATGTTGGTTATATTCAATTATTTAACAATGCTTATAACTCTGTATTCAGCATATACAGAAACAACACTCAGCCTACCGATGCCGAAATAGCTAAAGCCAAAGGTGAGCTGGCCAGAATGGCTATCGATAAAGCAGACAAATATGCGATTTTCCAGAAAGACTCTACAGCATGGATGGATTCTTACCTGGCTTATATGACAGCGTTGACTAATTACAAGAACTATCAGCAGACTACTACTTGGGATGCTATTGCTGCCAAAGTGAATACATATAAAGCATTAGCCCCTGCCGAGCAAACTAAAGACAAAGCCAACGCATTGCTCGCCGACTTGAAAGCCTACGGACAGTTGAGAGACGCTGTGGACGGAGCAACGGGAAAAATATACAACGTAGATAATAAAGAAATCAGACTTTATAATGTCACAATCGTTGACGATAGCGAAACTCCGACAGGCAATCAAGTGACACTTAGTAACTTTAATTCAACTATTCAGAGTAATGCTGCTTGGATATTAGGTAGCCAGCAGTTAGCAACTTCTTTCTATAACAGTACTCTCTCAGATTTTGATGGAGCTATCCAACGTTTGATTCTTGCTTCCAATACCTTATTTGGAAAAGGTGGTCAGTTAACCGATATTATTGAACCGAAGAAAGTAGGTGACAAATACTACCTTCCGGAAGACGTAGAAGCCGGAAACCATACTTGCAGCTATTATCTATATACAACAGCTATGAAGGATGTGGCCATCTTTACCAATATCGAGAAATGGATTGCTTTAGACAACAGCCTGACAGCTGATCTGGAGAAATTCGATGATGCCAAGAAAACGATAGCAGACAATGTAGCCACACTGCAAGCCGGTATCGCCGACAAGCAAGATGCTATTTGGAAAGCTGAATTGGAACGGCAATTGCTTGATTGCAATCAGAGTCTGAGCTCTGGCAATCCTTATTCTGTCAGCAATCCTTCTGCTTGCCAAATTCAGGCATTAAACAGTTTAATGACAACAATCAAGAATGCGATCACTAATGGTGGACAGGTTACTTATGTAACTTACGATCCGGTGAATCATAAATTTGAAAGAGTCGAAGGTACTATTGAGAAATTGATTTCCGACCAGGAAAGCAAGATCGCGACAGCTAAAGATGCCGTTGCTACCGCTGAAGGAAAACTTGAAGCTTACCAGACTTTGGGTAAAGACGATAAGAGCAGATTCGAGTCTGATTTACAAGTTGCTATTACGAATGCAGAACAGGAAGTTGCTTTCATACAGGCTGAGGTTGATCGCCTGAACGCTACACTGAAGAAACTTTTGGATGCTTATGCAGCTGAATAA
- a CDS encoding Tsr26 family tyrosine-type DNA invertase — MKEKDLIRFMDRMIEERKAEYALGTAHIYQASRNALSAFLKAHDIPFKRVRPELLKQFERFLRRRGNSWNTVSTYMRVLRAVYNRAVDRRLAPHVPHLFKAVYTGTQADIKRALKAEEMGQLLDTKCTRKQSELLQKTHHLFVLMFLLRGLPFVDLAYIQKKDLNGNILTYHRRKTGRQITITVTKDAMNIIREYMDTTTESPYLFPILSAEGGEDTIYREYQQALRIFNYQLTKLGELLGLTTELTSYTARHTWATLAYYLEVHPGIIREAMGHSSIKVTETYLKPFNIKKLDETNLSIIGYAKRSFEG, encoded by the coding sequence ATGAAAGAAAAAGATTTAATCCGTTTTATGGATCGCATGATTGAAGAGCGAAAAGCGGAATATGCATTAGGTACGGCTCACATTTATCAAGCGAGCAGAAATGCCCTTTCTGCTTTTCTGAAAGCACACGACATTCCGTTCAAAAGAGTAAGGCCTGAGTTATTGAAGCAATTCGAACGGTTTCTCAGACGGCGGGGAAACAGCTGGAACACGGTGTCTACTTATATGCGGGTGCTCAGGGCTGTCTATAACCGGGCGGTCGACCGGCGTCTGGCACCTCACGTGCCACATCTGTTCAAAGCTGTATATACCGGTACTCAGGCCGATATCAAACGAGCTTTGAAAGCCGAAGAAATGGGGCAGTTGCTCGACACGAAGTGCACCCGGAAGCAATCGGAACTATTGCAGAAAACTCATCACCTGTTCGTGCTGATGTTTCTTTTAAGGGGGCTTCCTTTTGTCGACTTGGCTTATATACAGAAGAAGGACCTGAATGGGAATATCCTGACCTATCATCGTAGGAAAACCGGACGTCAGATCACCATTACAGTTACTAAAGATGCCATGAATATCATTCGGGAATATATGGATACTACTACAGAGTCTCCCTATTTATTCCCTATTCTGAGTGCAGAGGGAGGAGAGGATACCATCTATCGGGAGTATCAGCAGGCATTGCGCATTTTCAATTATCAACTGACAAAATTGGGAGAACTGTTGGGACTGACTACCGAATTGACTTCATATACAGCCCGCCATACCTGGGCCACTTTAGCCTATTATTTGGAAGTGCACCCGGGTATTATCCGGGAGGCGATGGGGCACTCGTCTATCAAAGTAACAGAGACTTATTTGAAACCATTCAATATAAAGAAACTGGATGAAACAAATTTAAGTATTATCGGTTATGCCAAACGATCTTTTGAGGGTTAA
- a CDS encoding glycoside hydrolase family 172 protein, translating to MNTKSKRPLLSFPKPKFTTGMIRLSITLLFSTLCIGSFGQKKSPITVETLLEEMTSYDKMTRYPALPYRSMQQSSYDRRSVSPDRPGWFANDDGEGFIRLEEHDGRKEKVLFEDEGPGAITRIWLTTFGSIHTILRFYFDGKDEPGWVVPSYDLQKFGVRGLKKGLIEPDDKWIRGSLIYLPVTYADGCKVTMEELTPERTNRHFLFNYRKYPTGTPVETFSRKVAERIPQSVEKTSATLYRNIDKGVDPQARYGKGALIHRQNLSLNKGEKQQLNLHKGKRAISLLQFNVKTDPDLKPGTDDFARLMRSLIISISFDGQQTVWAPLSDFAGSGMGAFASRSFFFYSDGKGIVCSKWLMPYRQNCEISVLNLSPYKTDVHIDIVSQPYKWDNRSLYFHTAWKQERGLPVVTWMEHEKCMDWNFTTISGRGVYRGDLLSLFNHTTEWYGEGDEKITVDHEAFPSHFGTGTEDYYSFDGYFKSQTPFAGQPRQDMKDFYGYNSFFRVRCLDGIPFNQQLKFDFELLGWENGTVDYSSTVFWYGDLNSQAAGSSGIEEIEAGLLPTPTQSPVCSIANAIDFCQIQPTSKSERLRYDRQRLSGHPGKWNLKDHLVCHGGKKGDYIEFEFSGFEDREYSLNLFCTKAADYGNIKFYVNRQENGKQLDCYSQEVEATGAINLGMHKPIDGKFILRIELTGQNALSTGTLFGLDCIRIE from the coding sequence ATGAACACAAAATCAAAACGCCCCTTACTATCGTTCCCGAAACCCAAGTTTACAACAGGAATGATAAGGTTGAGCATCACCTTGCTCTTTTCCACTCTATGCATTGGTTCATTTGGACAGAAGAAGTCACCGATCACCGTAGAAACCCTCTTGGAAGAGATGACTTCATACGACAAAATGACCCGCTATCCCGCCCTGCCCTACCGCAGCATGCAGCAGAGCAGTTACGATCGCAGATCCGTTTCTCCCGATCGGCCCGGCTGGTTTGCCAATGACGATGGCGAAGGATTTATCCGCCTTGAAGAACACGACGGACGGAAAGAAAAAGTTCTTTTCGAAGACGAAGGTCCCGGCGCCATTACCCGTATATGGCTCACGACCTTTGGCAGCATACATACAATCTTGCGTTTCTACTTTGACGGAAAAGACGAACCAGGCTGGGTGGTACCCTCTTATGATCTCCAGAAGTTCGGTGTACGAGGACTCAAGAAAGGATTAATCGAACCGGACGATAAATGGATCAGGGGCAGCCTGATTTATCTACCTGTCACTTATGCCGACGGTTGCAAAGTAACCATGGAGGAACTCACTCCCGAACGGACAAACAGACATTTTCTATTCAACTACCGCAAATATCCTACAGGCACTCCGGTCGAAACCTTCTCCCGGAAAGTTGCAGAACGTATCCCTCAATCGGTCGAAAAGACATCGGCTACATTGTATAGAAATATAGATAAGGGGGTTGATCCACAGGCCCGCTATGGAAAAGGTGCACTGATCCACCGGCAAAATCTGTCATTAAACAAAGGAGAAAAGCAGCAACTAAACCTCCACAAAGGGAAAAGAGCGATCAGCCTTCTCCAATTCAACGTGAAAACGGATCCGGATCTGAAACCCGGAACAGATGATTTCGCCCGGTTGATGCGCAGTCTGATCATATCCATAAGCTTCGACGGACAGCAAACCGTATGGGCACCATTATCCGATTTTGCAGGCTCCGGTATGGGAGCATTTGCATCCCGGAGTTTTTTCTTCTATTCTGATGGTAAAGGAATCGTTTGCAGTAAATGGCTGATGCCCTATCGACAGAATTGTGAGATCTCTGTTTTAAACCTCTCACCCTACAAAACCGATGTACATATCGATATTGTATCACAACCTTACAAGTGGGACAACCGTTCCCTCTATTTCCATACAGCCTGGAAACAAGAACGCGGACTGCCCGTTGTCACTTGGATGGAACATGAAAAATGCATGGACTGGAATTTCACCACTATCTCCGGCAGAGGAGTCTATCGAGGAGACCTGCTGTCTCTTTTCAATCATACGACAGAGTGGTATGGAGAAGGCGATGAAAAAATAACAGTAGATCACGAAGCGTTTCCCTCCCATTTCGGGACAGGTACCGAAGACTATTACAGCTTCGACGGATACTTTAAAAGCCAGACTCCATTTGCCGGACAGCCCCGACAAGATATGAAGGACTTTTATGGTTATAACAGTTTCTTCAGAGTCAGATGTTTGGACGGCATACCTTTCAACCAGCAACTAAAATTCGATTTTGAATTACTAGGTTGGGAAAATGGCACAGTAGACTATTCCTCGACTGTATTCTGGTATGGAGACTTAAACTCTCAGGCAGCGGGTTCTTCCGGTATAGAAGAAATAGAAGCAGGTTTGCTACCCACCCCCACCCAGTCCCCCGTCTGTAGCATAGCCAATGCTATCGACTTCTGCCAAATCCAACCAACCTCCAAATCTGAAAGGCTGCGTTATGACAGACAAAGGCTCAGCGGACATCCGGGCAAGTGGAATTTAAAAGACCATCTGGTGTGTCATGGCGGTAAAAAAGGTGACTACATCGAATTCGAATTCTCCGGTTTTGAGGACCGTGAATACAGTTTGAATCTATTCTGTACCAAAGCAGCCGACTACGGTAATATAAAGTTTTACGTAAATCGTCAGGAAAACGGTAAACAGCTGGACTGTTACAGCCAGGAAGTCGAGGCCACAGGTGCCATAAACCTCGGAATGCACAAACCCATAGATGGTAAGTTTATCCTAAGGATAGAATTGACCGGACAGAATGCATTATCGACGGGCACTTTATTCGGACTGGATTGTATACGGATTGAATAA